In Carya illinoinensis cultivar Pawnee chromosome 9, C.illinoinensisPawnee_v1, whole genome shotgun sequence, the following are encoded in one genomic region:
- the LOC122277313 gene encoding seipin-2-like, whose amino-acid sequence MESLNPNVEDDDVFLDAPDEFPFYDCLSSLTAQPEPSTSSSTLSSPAAFSTSTLRRRSPSRLVDSNHSILDSDFTLGSEIHSAIDSKPRFRIHRNLKESQKPEPDPSRFSSVSQAQGSSNSTVTTETDTRAEVSAVEANDPSSHFLIYVAGLLIKAISFQINLFVTFTTLPLFLLYHSYMLVTSPFQTVRRARDYLIQELSKLGQTVGESLSPLLNDCSREHKWVWKVALRWGWGFLWSVYVCIVLCSLLVSSLVVSGVVMRFLVQEPIQMKKMLNFDYTKPSPVAYVPIVSCDGVGCGEDCKEQIGGFRFIPPNHRLQVTVSLTLPESEYNRNLGVFQIRVGFLSASGKTLASLSHPCMLLFKSEPIRLLLTFLKIVPLVTGYVSESQTLNLKFRGFTEGKMPTACLKIIIEQRAEYHPGAGIPEIYDASLILESELPLFKRIIWYWKKTLFIWMAMMSFMMQLLFTLVCCRSIIIPKARPRDSSAGSSDAPNGPSAQG is encoded by the exons ATGGAATCACTCAATCCAAACGTCGAAGACGACGACGTTTTCCTCGACGCCCCCGATGAGTTCCCCTTCTACGACTGCCTCTCCTCCCTCACCGCCCAGCCTGAGCCATCCACTTCATCCTCCACTCTCTCTTCTCCGGCCGCCTTCTCCACCTCTACCCTCCGCCGCCGTTCGCCCTCTCGCCTCGTGGATTCCAACCACTCAATCTTGGATTCCGATTTCACCCTCGGCTCTGAGATCCACTCCGCCATCGATTCGAAGCCGAGGTTTCGGATTCATCGGAACCTGAAGGAAAGCCAAAAGCCCGAGCCTGATCCCAGTCGATTTAGCTCTGTTTCTCAAGCCCAGGGATCATCAAATTCGACCGTAACCACTGAAACCGATACACGGGCTGAAGTCTCGGCCGTCGAAGCCAACGATCCCTCATCCCACTTTCTCATATACGTTGCCGGACTACTAATCAAAGCAATTAGCTTCCAAATCAATCTCTTCGTAACCTTCACAACACTTCCTCTATTTCTTCTCTACCACTCTTACATGCTCGTCACCAGCCCCTTTCAAACGGTGCGTCGCGCTAGAGACTATTTGATCCAGGAACTCTCAAAATTAGGCCAAACCGTAGGCGAAAGCTTAAGTCCTTTGCTAAACGACTGCTCGAGGGAGCACAAGTGGGTTTGGAAGGTGGCATTGCGGTGGGGGTGGGGGTTTCTGTGGTCGGTTTACGTTTGCATCGTTTTGTGCAGCCTATTGGTCTCCTCTCTCGTGGTTAGCGGAGTTGTGATGAGGTTCTTGGTGCAGGAGCCGATTCagatgaagaagatgttgaATTTCGATTACACTAAGCCCAGCCCGGTCGCCTATGTGCCCATCGTTTCGTGTGATGGAGTTGGTTGTGGCGAGGATTGTAAGGAACAGATTGGAGGGTTCAGGTTTATACCTCCTAATCACAGGTTGCAGGTTACGGTTTCGTTAACGTTGCCAGAGTCCGAGTATAACCGAAATCTCGGGGTCTTTCAG ATCAGGGTTGGCTTTCTCTCTGCTAGTGGTAAAACCCTTGCCAGTTTAAGCCATCCATGCATGTTACTATTTAAAAGCGAGCCTATCCGTCTTCTACTGACTTTTCTTAAGATTGTGCCTCTCGTCACTGGTTATGTATCAGAATCACAAACCCTAAATCTGAAGTTTAGAGGTTTTACTGAAGGAAAGATGCCTACTGCCTGCTTAAAGATTATCATTGAACAACGAGCAGAGTACCATCCTGGTGCTGGCATCCCCGAAATATATGATGCATCTCTAATCCTTGAGTCAGAACTTCCCCTGTTCAAAAGAATTATATGGTATTGGAAGAAGACTTTATTCATATGGATGGCCATGATGTCATTTATGATGCAGTTGCTGTTTACTCTAGTCTGTTGTAGATCTATTATTATTCCAAAAGCAAGGCCAAGGGATAGCTCTGCAGGAAGTAGTGATGCTCCAAACGGTCCCTCTGCACAAGGTTGA